Part of the Thunnus maccoyii chromosome 17, fThuMac1.1, whole genome shotgun sequence genome, CCACCATGGATCTACATCACAGCTCAAGGCATTCTGGTCCTTATGGTCTACTCATACTCCAATATTAACGACATGACCACAGCTTTGTTAATCATCTTCACCACTCTCTTCCTCAGCCTCCTATACGGAAGGATGGGTGTCATAACTGGACTCTTTGTCATGGGATTTACCATCTCTGCCCTCTTTGCCCTTCGAAAGGCCCTGACAGAGAGGATGACACAGAGACCAAAATCTAAAACTGGTTGCCGACTGCTGGAGAGGATATTCTTCTACTCTGTTGCTGTAGGGATTCTGGGATTTTCAGTAGGTGTAGGGGCAGGTGAAGCAGGAGAAGGGTCACAGGAGGAGGTGGTTTTGATGCTGCAGTCAGTCCTCTGGGTGGCGTTTCTGTCTGCAGGGCTGCTAGGTGCAGGTCTGGGAACAGTGGCCATGGTCGGGCTGGGGCCAGAGGTGGCTGGAAAGGTCGCTGTGGGTGCTGCTATAATATCATCAGTGGCCTTGAGAGCCATCCTGCAATCATACTCTTCTCTAGGAGCCCGAAGCTGCACGGGGGGAACGTTAGGAGTCGCTGCAGCTGCAGGGGTGTCACTCGGGGCTGCAAGCGTTGCAGCAAAGCAGGCGTTTGGGTCTAGAAATTCAGTGTTAGCACTTTTAGGTTCAGTCGTTGTCGGTGCAGTTCTGGCCTCGCGAGGTTTAGCACTGAGAGGGACTCTGCTGACGACATCAGAACTTATAACAATTGCTCTTGTTGCAGTAGGGGCGTTTGTTCTGGGTGCACCAAAGAGCCCGTTCAACACTCAGGTGAATCTACAAAGGGGCCTCCTCACAGGGCCAGAGCTAATTAAAGGAATCGGCATGGAGACGGTCaccgcagcagcagcacctaTCGGCGCCGGGGCACTTGGGGCCGCAGCGTTAGGCACCGCGGCTCTGGGGAAACTGGGAACTATGGGAGTTCTGGTAGCTATAGTGTTGGCTTTGGGAAGTGCTCTGAGCGGCATGATGGGAAAAGCACCATCGACAACAAACGCACACAGAGACTGATGGACATCTGAGCGTAGATCTTTTTCTTCTGCTGATCAATAAGGTGCCTGAAACTAATACTTAATACACCGAAAAGCACATTTGCTTATCAATCAGATATGATTATTGTGTCATAAACGTGTATTATTGTGGATATCAGTGTTGAAttaaagaaatgacaaatgttAACAAAGGtttgtgtgaggaaaaaaataaatgttttggatttttttgatattttgcatgtgtgtctttAATGATCCCTTTTCTTTACCTCTTCACTCCACAGTAGCCACATTTCCCAAGACATTGTTGCGAGCTGACAGTTACTTTGGTTTCATCTTAGCAACAGTAACAGAGGACTTGCTGTTTagaaaaaggaggagggagtgggaggagaaagaaagagagaaaggaacaGAGAATAATATCAGAAGAGCATCTTAGAATAGATTATGATGCGCAGGTCTGATcatgattaaaagaaatacagatTTATACAACAATATGTTGTGTTATTCATTCAACAATAAACTCATATAACGCTTGCTGAAAAGATAATATGCTGCATGTAAATGGATATCCACCTTTGGCTCAAGATTCTGTTGGTCCACCATGGCAGCAGACTGGACTTCAGCTGCAAGAGGAGATTGCAAGAAGTTTTTCCACCCGGACAGAAGGGTAGCAACAAGACTGTGAGATGCTGTAAGAATGTTCTTTATTTTAAGGAGTTAAATTGCACTATATTAATATGATGAAACATGGTAGCTAATCGTGTCTAAAGGTAGGAGAGATTTCAAGATGGATAAATTGTGAAACTAGTTGTTGGAACAGCATCTTGGTGTTACTTGGCATCCTGGgactatttttttatttattaattttggCACCATAGTAAAAGTCTGACAATGTTTCTCAGATAGTAGCACAAAGATGACACATATCAAGACTTTTCTGTTAGTTTTGGCATTCAGGGAACTTAAGGAATAGTGTTTTACAACAGTATTAAATAAACCAAGAGGATTACCTTTATTACACCAAAATGTCTGTGAACCGGATCCATACAACAGACACGGATCAATCTGCAGAGTACTCTGTGGAATATTCGGTGGAGGTTCCCGGTGATCACGGCGGAGGTCGGACGCGTGATGTTACGGTGCTTCGATCGAGCTGCTGCCGCTGCCTGCCGCGCGCGGTGCTCCTCACCTTTGCGCCTGAATCACTGGAGCGACTTTATCAGAACTACTTCCGTCGGCAGAGACAAGAAAACTTACTGGTGTTGGCGATGTTCGCTGCTCTTTTCAacagcttcatcatcatcatgtgcgCAGTGGTGTACACTGAGGACAAGCTGGCGATGGTGGTGGTGGCAGCTGTGGGGTTGGCCGCAGACATTGTGCTCTTCGTGCTGTGCTGGCTGCGGAAGCTCCCCGCGTCACCAGTCTCACGCGGAGCGGTGCCATATATTCTGTGGCTGATGGTCACCGTCCACGTTTTATGTTACATGGGGCTCAACTACCAGCGTTTCTCCCAAGCCAGTGACTCTGTGGGCTGGCAGGCCTTTTTCAGTTTCTCCACCTTTCTGACACTCCCGCTGAACCTGGTCCCTCTGCTCCTGCTCACAGCCCTCTCCAGTGGTATTCATACCTTGGTTTTGGGGGTGACTGTGGCTCAGAGGTTTGAGGATAACCTGCAAGGGCCCATGCTGGTTAGACAGGTAAATATGGCCCTAGTTCTAGTGACAGTTTAAAGGATGGAAGAAGCCAAGGTTGTAAACGATGGTCACACAGGTTTGGACAACAATGGGAGGAGAAAGGGGAAGAATGCACCTATCCACAGTTTATTATAGGGAATAATATGATTGGTGGAGGTGTGAGGTGTGAGCCAGGTGAAATTGTTCTGTTAGTGCACAAATGCAACTTATTTCCcttttgtgcacatttttgtCAAACTTAAATGTGCTCACATACGATATCATAAAAGTGCATTTTGTCACAAATATTCTAAATCAATGTGGTAAAGATATTGTAATTACACTATAATTATTCCAATTCATTGTCTTAATTGTGTGGTATCAAATACATTCAGCCACTTTGTACCAAGtcatataatacattttgtttgaaaaagcaCTCAATTAGAACCTTTCTGAATGGTCCAAAGTCAGAATTTATGATCCAACCATAAGACTTTCTGTAGAGCAAAAACtttgaaaatttgaaaataacacaaaaaaatgaatttcatgCATCCCAAAGACATAAATTAAATTGAAGTTTAATAgaaaatttacattttgatcTTCCTCCACCTAAACCAAGTTTACTAAATCTGTATCTGAACATGTTTGAGGCAAGAAATACCACACCATACAGCATCTGAATCCAGCTAATCAATACATTTCCTGAACTGACAAACAATGGTTACAAAGTGACAGCAGAAGCAAACTGACCAtcccacacacattcacacatcctTTCTGCCTCTCTTCAGCTACTAGCCAACATCATGCTGTACCTGTGTGCAGCCACGGTGGGTATGATGTCGTACTACATGGCGGACAGGAAGTACCGGACAGCCTTTTTGGAGGCTCGTCAGTCACTAGAGGTCAAACTCACACTGGAGGATCAGAGCACTCAGCAggtaccctaaccctaaccctagccctagtAGGGCATACACAAaaactcatacacacattctTTGCTTAATGAGATAACATATCTTCTTATTTtgggcaaacacacacatacacataggtacaaacacacaaatacacttgTGAGGTAAGAACGCCCTGTGCTGCTTAATTACAGAGTGTTTTGCTCACCTCAGGGCTAATAAGGTTGATTAGAGAGACTGTTGTTTTCACCAGCGGAGCCACCGTCAGGGACCCGCCTCAGTACGGTCAGCTTAAGCTCTGTGACAACCAATAGAACATTTTCCGAAATTGTGGGAGGATATAATTAGATATTTTAGATAAGTATTTAAAAAAGATTCCACTCATAGCctatcattttat contains:
- the LOC121882752 gene encoding uncharacterized protein LOC121882752, giving the protein MAETSIGVLGTVRTFLGSAVAGFAFGEAALFAVKPTLTEDGVLLSAATVAAGRVGSTGVGVVAACLVFTSMLLSLGTSFLLAAMVIKLVNNVGVRLPWLSEMTTGASVVVGAVTTGLSAGILPPWIYITAQGILVLMVYSYSNINDMTTALLIIFTTLFLSLLYGRMGVITGLFVMGFTISALFALRKALTERMTQRPKSKTGCRLLERIFFYSVAVGILGFSVGVGAGEAGEGSQEEVVLMLQSVLWVAFLSAGLLGAGLGTVAMVGLGPEVAGKVAVGAAIISSVALRAILQSYSSLGARSCTGGTLGVAAAAGVSLGAASVAAKQAFGSRNSVLALLGSVVVGAVLASRGLALRGTLLTTSELITIALVAVGAFVLGAPKSPFNTQVNLQRGLLTGPELIKGIGMETVTAAAAPIGAGALGAAALGTAALGKLGTMGVLVAIVLALGSALSGMMGKAPSTTNAHRD